The following are from one region of the Acidobacteriota bacterium genome:
- a CDS encoding efflux RND transporter permease subunit produces MNGLVEFSLKNRFLILVVTLVVIGVGIWAMQALPIDAVPDITPNQVQILTTAPGLGPVEVEKLITFPVETSMSGLPGIKEIRSISRFGLSAVTVFFDEGLDIYFCRSLVLERLSQAKEMIPPGFSSPEMGPISTGLGEIYQFEVRGEGYSLMDLRSILEWNISPQLRGVKGVVEVNAYGGELKTYEVQLDADRLTSYNIPLAAVFEALEKNNANSGGGYIEHNQEQFVIRAEGLIGSLEDVGNVVVGASKSGTPIYIKNLGLVRFAPMIRQGAATRDGRGEVVTGVVMMLIGENSRVVAESATARLKEIEKTLPPGVKIEAFYDRTALVRKTIGTVERNLIEGAILVVAVLLLLLGNFRASLIVASAIPLSMLVAFTGMVQGGISGNLMSLGAIDFGLIVDGSVVMVENIVRLLAERRDQNSSNPTATILEASREVARPVFFAVLIITVVYVPILTLQGVEGKMFRPMAWTVIFALVASLVFALTLVPVLASFFLGKKVSHEEPRIIRFMKGRYLPWLRKTMAKPLLTGGVAAGLFVIGSGVAMFLGAEFIPRLDEGSLALQAWRLPSVSLSESVQSTTLIEKILKRFPEVSTVVSRTGRAEIATDPMGVETSDIYVILKPREQWKTAQTREGLIAAMDDALRKEVPGNIFSYSQPIELRMQELIAGVRSDVAITLYGDDLDALRTKADEIVRVVSGVKGAADVKAEQTGGLPYLRVEIRRDQIARYGINARDVLNAVEAIGGKEVGEVLEGQKRFALQVRFEADDRSDMGKIQNIKVADPQGRLIPLSQLAYIHTEPGPAQISRSNIHRRISVEANVRGRDLAGFITEAQQAVASKVKLPTAYWIEWGGQFENLQRATKRLAIVVPLAMFLIFVLLYTTFNAVKPALLIFLNVPLAASGGVFALALRGMPFSISAGVGFIAVSGVAVMNGVVLLNHIVELRRQGLGVNEATERGALEKMRTMIMAPLVAGLGFLPMAISTGAGAEVQQPLATVVIGGLVTSTTLTLFVLPSLYRWFEARGAEVEI; encoded by the coding sequence ATGAACGGCCTAGTCGAATTCTCGCTCAAGAATCGGTTCTTGATTTTGGTAGTCACGCTGGTGGTCATCGGTGTCGGCATTTGGGCGATGCAGGCCCTACCGATTGATGCGGTTCCCGATATCACCCCCAACCAGGTGCAGATTTTGACCACAGCCCCCGGCTTGGGGCCAGTGGAGGTCGAGAAACTCATCACGTTTCCTGTCGAAACATCCATGAGTGGACTGCCGGGAATCAAGGAGATCCGTTCCATTTCCCGCTTTGGTCTTTCTGCCGTCACCGTCTTCTTCGATGAAGGTTTGGATATTTATTTCTGCCGGAGCTTGGTCTTGGAGCGCCTTTCTCAAGCCAAAGAAATGATCCCGCCGGGATTTAGCTCGCCTGAAATGGGCCCGATCAGTACGGGTCTTGGGGAAATTTATCAGTTCGAGGTGCGTGGAGAAGGTTACTCGTTGATGGATCTCCGCAGCATTCTTGAATGGAACATCTCTCCGCAATTACGCGGAGTCAAGGGTGTTGTGGAGGTGAATGCCTACGGAGGCGAACTCAAGACGTACGAGGTTCAACTCGATGCTGATCGGCTCACCAGCTACAACATCCCCCTGGCGGCGGTGTTCGAGGCACTGGAGAAGAACAACGCGAATTCCGGTGGCGGCTACATTGAGCACAACCAGGAGCAGTTTGTAATTCGCGCTGAGGGCCTCATCGGAAGTCTGGAAGATGTCGGCAACGTCGTGGTCGGTGCGAGCAAGAGCGGCACGCCGATCTACATCAAGAATCTCGGGCTGGTACGTTTCGCTCCGATGATTCGCCAAGGAGCCGCAACGCGCGACGGACGTGGTGAGGTGGTGACCGGCGTTGTGATGATGCTCATCGGGGAAAACTCCCGCGTTGTCGCCGAAAGCGCCACAGCAAGACTCAAGGAAATTGAAAAGACGCTTCCCCCGGGCGTCAAGATTGAAGCCTTTTACGATCGCACCGCGCTGGTGCGCAAGACGATTGGCACCGTCGAGCGAAATCTCATCGAGGGCGCCATCCTTGTCGTGGCTGTCCTGCTCTTGCTGCTGGGTAATTTTCGCGCTTCCTTGATTGTTGCCTCGGCGATTCCTCTCTCGATGCTGGTGGCATTCACCGGGATGGTTCAGGGAGGCATTAGTGGAAATTTGATGAGCTTGGGAGCAATTGACTTCGGGCTAATTGTCGATGGCTCCGTGGTGATGGTGGAAAACATCGTCCGCCTTTTGGCGGAGCGGCGCGATCAGAATTCGAGTAACCCCACGGCAACGATCCTTGAGGCCTCACGGGAGGTCGCTCGTCCGGTCTTCTTTGCCGTTCTGATCATCACGGTCGTTTACGTGCCTATCCTTACGTTGCAGGGCGTGGAAGGCAAGATGTTCCGGCCCATGGCGTGGACCGTGATCTTTGCCCTCGTTGCCTCACTGGTGTTTGCGTTGACGCTGGTTCCGGTTCTCGCCTCGTTTTTCCTTGGAAAGAAAGTTTCTCATGAAGAGCCCCGGATCATTCGGTTCATGAAAGGCCGTTATCTGCCCTGGCTGCGAAAGACAATGGCGAAGCCGTTGTTGACGGGCGGGGTTGCCGCAGGCCTTTTCGTGATTGGTTCGGGCGTCGCGATGTTCTTGGGGGCCGAGTTCATTCCCCGGCTGGATGAGGGATCTTTGGCTCTGCAAGCTTGGAGGCTTCCGAGCGTTTCCCTCTCGGAGTCCGTCCAGAGCACTACCTTGATTGAAAAGATATTAAAACGCTTTCCGGAGGTATCTACGGTTGTTTCCAGGACTGGCAGGGCTGAAATCGCCACTGATCCGATGGGGGTCGAGACTAGCGACATTTACGTCATTCTGAAGCCGCGTGAGCAATGGAAGACGGCTCAGACCCGCGAGGGTCTCATTGCGGCAATGGACGACGCGCTGAGGAAAGAGGTGCCGGGAAACATATTCAGCTACTCTCAGCCGATTGAACTGAGAATGCAGGAACTCATCGCGGGTGTGCGTTCAGACGTTGCGATCACCCTGTACGGTGACGATTTGGACGCGCTACGGACGAAAGCAGACGAAATCGTTCGTGTCGTGTCTGGAGTCAAGGGTGCCGCTGATGTTAAGGCTGAACAAACTGGAGGTCTCCCGTATTTGCGTGTTGAGATACGGCGCGATCAGATCGCACGCTATGGAATCAACGCTCGCGATGTGTTGAACGCCGTTGAGGCGATCGGCGGCAAGGAAGTAGGGGAAGTGCTTGAAGGACAAAAGCGATTTGCTCTCCAGGTCCGGTTCGAAGCCGACGACCGTAGCGACATGGGAAAGATTCAAAACATCAAGGTTGCAGATCCGCAAGGTCGGTTGATCCCGCTCAGCCAACTGGCTTACATCCACACCGAACCAGGGCCCGCACAAATCAGCCGTAGCAACATCCACCGTCGAATCAGCGTCGAGGCCAATGTCCGAGGCCGAGATCTGGCTGGTTTTATCACCGAGGCGCAACAGGCGGTCGCGAGCAAAGTAAAACTTCCAACCGCGTACTGGATCGAGTGGGGCGGGCAATTCGAGAACCTCCAGCGCGCCACCAAGCGTTTGGCCATCGTGGTTCCACTGGCCATGTTCTTGATTTTCGTTTTGCTCTACACAACCTTCAATGCGGTAAAGCCGGCATTGCTGATCTTTCTTAACGTGCCACTGGCGGCAAGTGGCGGAGTTTTTGCTCTTGCCCTTCGCGGTATGCCCTTCAGTATTTCAGCCGGCGTGGGGTTTATTGCAGTTTCTGGCGTAGCCGTCATGAATGGTGTTGTTCTCTTGAACCACATCGTTGAGTTGCGTCGGCAAGGGTTGGGGGTGAACGAAGCGACGGAGCGTGGCGCGTTGGAAAAAATGCGAACCATGATCATGGCGCCTCTAGTCGCCGGCCTGGGCTTCTTGCCTATGGCCATTTCCACTGGGGCGGGAGCTGAAGTCCAACAACCGCTCGCAACGGTGGTGATCGGTGGACTCGTCACTTCCACTACTTTGACGTTGTTTGTCTTGCCGTCCCTGTATCGGTGGTTTGAAGCGCGTGGTGCAGAGGTCGAGATTTAG
- a CDS encoding efflux RND transporter periplasmic adaptor subunit — protein sequence MKKRYFIAALSLMGLILAGVFLFRDKPATLAKDPKPEDPNVVELNVEAQRNANLGLASVREQKIQEMIKATGVVSPDETRVAHIYPLAQGIAEKPYVRLGDHVQAGQPLLLYDNIELGETVGEHLSMHGEVAREKAQLEVARKSVERANTLIGVEAISPRDFELRKAEELQAEAAVQSKEAELARSEEKLHRFGLTEEQVQRLRISGEGHRTASHNTLRAPFAGIIIKYDVSQGESVARDKELFTLVDTSSVWVLGDIYEKDLGRVPGQGDCLVTVSSYPNERFRGRITYLSDFLDPSSRTAKLRCVVPNKDGRLKLEMFADVFIPTTSTTAAAVVPGAALQDIEGKPVVFVQRDATHFEKREVTLGERGELETQILTGVRPGEKVVTVGSFYLKSASMREEIGGED from the coding sequence GTGAAGAAACGCTACTTCATCGCCGCCTTATCGCTCATGGGGCTCATTCTCGCCGGAGTATTCCTCTTTCGTGACAAGCCCGCCACGTTGGCCAAGGACCCAAAACCCGAAGATCCGAATGTGGTCGAACTTAACGTGGAGGCCCAGAGAAACGCGAATCTCGGCCTGGCGTCAGTTCGGGAGCAGAAGATTCAAGAAATGATTAAGGCAACGGGGGTGGTTTCTCCAGACGAAACGCGCGTTGCCCACATCTATCCGCTGGCCCAAGGAATTGCGGAGAAGCCGTATGTCAGACTTGGCGACCACGTTCAGGCGGGCCAGCCTCTGTTGCTCTACGACAACATCGAACTCGGCGAAACCGTGGGAGAACACCTTAGCATGCACGGTGAAGTCGCCAGGGAAAAGGCCCAACTGGAGGTTGCCCGCAAGTCGGTGGAGCGCGCGAATACGTTGATAGGAGTGGAGGCGATTTCTCCGCGAGATTTTGAACTGCGCAAGGCCGAGGAATTACAGGCGGAAGCTGCGGTTCAGAGCAAAGAAGCGGAACTTGCCAGGTCGGAAGAAAAACTCCACCGGTTTGGATTGACCGAGGAGCAAGTTCAGCGACTGAGGATTTCCGGTGAGGGTCATCGCACGGCTTCCCACAACACTCTCCGGGCTCCCTTTGCCGGAATCATTATCAAGTATGACGTTTCCCAGGGCGAGTCCGTGGCTCGCGACAAGGAATTGTTCACCTTGGTGGACACGTCATCTGTGTGGGTGCTTGGGGATATTTACGAAAAGGACCTGGGCAGGGTTCCGGGGCAGGGCGATTGTCTGGTGACGGTTTCATCCTATCCCAATGAGCGGTTTCGGGGGCGGATCACTTACTTAAGCGATTTTCTTGACCCGAGCTCACGTACAGCGAAGCTTCGCTGCGTCGTTCCAAACAAGGACGGCCGGTTGAAGCTCGAAATGTTTGCCGACGTTTTCATTCCAACTACGTCGACTACCGCAGCCGCGGTTGTTCCCGGTGCTGCCCTTCAGGACATCGAGGGGAAGCCTGTGGTTTTTGTGCAGCGGGACGCTACGCATTTCGAAAAGCGCGAGGTCACGCTTGGAGAACGCGGAGAATTGGAAACACAAATTCTTACTGGAGTTCGTCCCGGAGAGAAAGTCGTGACCGTGGGGAGTTTCTATTTGAAGTCCGCCTCGATGCGCGAAGAAATCGGGGGGGAGGACTAG
- a CDS encoding TolC family protein, whose protein sequence is MATEIMMAKNPTLLRERQNIAVARGGLVGAQKRPNPEFQLSSESYPLFDSHPGPLINNSETILAFSQTIETAGKRGKRTAVAMQDVQVSQSSLEDVIRQLKLELKSRYFAVSLAKAQYDLAQGIVSEYDKVVKVNEARYKQGEVSGFEFSRLQTERLRFFNDVVEAELQLKNSKVALLELLGADPGITDFDVTDTLNSASPSIALPDLQQQALQARADLIAQRQRVERGSQEIRLQKSEAVPNITPSFGYKRTFNQNTVAFGVNIPIPLFNRNQGGVAQANAQLEQQRYEQTRVELEVRRDVQQAFNSVQAQNQRVEALQKTYVPSARRARDIAESSYRLGALELIGFLDVQRAYREALRTYNQALFDQRAAVALLEAAIGKDLPK, encoded by the coding sequence ATGGCAACCGAAATCATGATGGCTAAAAACCCGACCTTGCTACGTGAGCGCCAGAACATTGCGGTAGCGCGAGGCGGCTTGGTCGGAGCGCAGAAACGCCCCAATCCAGAGTTCCAGCTTTCATCCGAAAGTTATCCGCTGTTCGACAGTCATCCCGGTCCGTTGATTAACAACTCAGAAACCATCCTTGCCTTCAGCCAAACGATCGAAACCGCTGGGAAACGGGGCAAGCGGACCGCAGTGGCCATGCAGGACGTGCAAGTTTCGCAATCCTCGCTGGAAGACGTAATTCGGCAACTCAAACTGGAACTGAAGAGCCGCTATTTCGCCGTAAGCCTAGCGAAAGCACAGTACGATCTGGCCCAGGGAATCGTGTCGGAGTATGACAAGGTCGTAAAGGTGAATGAGGCCCGCTACAAACAGGGAGAGGTTTCGGGTTTTGAGTTCAGCCGATTGCAGACGGAGAGACTGCGGTTCTTCAATGATGTTGTAGAAGCGGAACTTCAGCTGAAGAACTCAAAGGTCGCTTTACTGGAACTTCTCGGCGCAGATCCGGGGATAACAGATTTTGATGTTACTGACACTCTGAACTCTGCGTCCCCCTCGATAGCGCTCCCTGATTTACAGCAACAAGCGCTTCAAGCGCGGGCGGACTTGATTGCGCAACGTCAGCGCGTGGAAAGGGGTTCACAGGAGATTAGACTGCAGAAGTCCGAGGCCGTTCCGAACATCACTCCTTCGTTCGGGTACAAGCGGACCTTTAACCAGAACACAGTCGCCTTCGGCGTCAACATCCCCATCCCGCTCTTCAATCGAAACCAAGGAGGGGTTGCCCAAGCCAACGCTCAACTTGAGCAGCAACGGTATGAACAGACCCGTGTGGAATTGGAAGTCCGTCGGGATGTCCAACAGGCATTCAACTCTGTCCAGGCGCAGAACCAACGAGTGGAAGCTTTGCAAAAGACGTATGTTCCCAGCGCTCGGAGGGCCCGCGATATCGCCGAGTCTTCCTACCGGCTGGGCGCCCTGGAACTGATCGGCTTTTTGGATGTTCAACGTGCCTACCGCGAAGCACTGCGGACCTACAACCAGGCTTTGTTTGACCAAAGAGCAGCGGTAGCTCTGCTCGAAGCCGCCATTGGAAAGGACCTTCCTAAGTGA